One segment of Leptospira fainei serovar Hurstbridge str. BUT 6 DNA contains the following:
- the tsaD gene encoding tRNA (adenosine(37)-N6)-threonylcarbamoyltransferase complex transferase subunit TsaD, which yields MIGLGIESSCDETSLGIVKDGKELLSLKIFSQIDLHRPFRGIVPEIASRAHLEKINVLLSEVLEESGLELKDLDYVAVTRSPGLTGSLMIGAQLARCIHAIYNTPIIPLCHLQAHFAVLQLEGVEPIFPSLGLLLSGGNSAIYRIPEFGRMETIGDTMDDALGEAFDKVAGLLGLPYPGGPIIEEYACSYRPEKGEKDLLPPLLRNLEHSRVAFSFSGLKTAVAHLIAKQPDLPVSKVCHYFQKTAFELVERNIKRAVEITGIKRILAAGGVLANTTLRLRLENLAEKNSLEFFSPRKKIYCTDNGAMVAALGYYLFQKGYSKSLEFTVSPVRQETYV from the coding sequence ATGATCGGGCTCGGAATAGAAAGCAGTTGTGATGAAACTAGTCTAGGAATTGTCAAGGACGGAAAAGAGCTTTTGTCCTTAAAAATTTTTAGTCAGATCGATCTACATAGACCGTTTCGTGGAATTGTCCCCGAAATAGCCTCTCGCGCGCATTTGGAAAAAATCAACGTTTTGCTTTCGGAAGTCTTGGAAGAATCCGGTCTTGAGCTTAAGGATCTGGATTATGTTGCGGTTACTCGATCACCGGGATTAACCGGTTCTTTAATGATCGGCGCGCAATTGGCGCGTTGTATTCACGCGATTTATAACACCCCTATTATTCCTCTTTGTCATTTACAAGCTCATTTTGCGGTCCTTCAATTGGAAGGCGTGGAACCGATTTTTCCAAGTCTCGGCTTACTTCTTTCCGGTGGAAACTCCGCAATTTATCGTATTCCCGAATTCGGTAGGATGGAGACGATCGGTGATACGATGGACGATGCGTTAGGCGAGGCGTTTGATAAGGTCGCCGGGCTACTTGGGTTGCCGTATCCTGGAGGACCGATAATAGAGGAGTATGCCTGTTCCTATCGGCCTGAAAAAGGTGAAAAGGATTTACTTCCTCCTCTATTACGGAATTTAGAACATTCGCGAGTCGCTTTTTCTTTTTCGGGTTTGAAAACGGCAGTGGCGCATTTGATCGCTAAACAACCTGACTTGCCCGTTTCCAAAGTCTGCCACTATTTTCAAAAGACCGCGTTTGAATTAGTGGAGCGCAATATCAAGCGAGCCGTGGAAATTACGGGAATCAAGAGGATTCTTGCTGCAGGGGGGGTCTTGGCCAATACTACGCTGAGGCTTCGATTGGAGAACCTAGCGGAAAAAAATTCCCTGGAATTTTTTTCTCCCCGGAAAAAGATCTACTGCACGGATAATGGTGCGATGGTAGCGGCTCTGGGTTATTATCTATTTCAAAAAGGCTATTCTAAAAGTTTGGAGTTCACGGTTAGTCCCGTGAGACAGGAGACGTACGTATGA